A single genomic interval of Microbacterium oleivorans harbors:
- a CDS encoding Dps family protein: protein MATNTTTTRNKRRAAGAGLTDEQNAESGFRASKKLSENTQKVLVDLIELSLQGKQAHWNVVGRNFRDTHLQLDEIIEAAREFADTVAERMRALHALPDGRSDTVAETTTLPEFPQGEIDTAEVIDLITARLEATIGTCREVHDEVDDEDPTTADILHSILERLEQLAWMVSAENRKPQG, encoded by the coding sequence ATGGCCACGAACACCACCACCACGCGCAACAAGCGCCGCGCCGCCGGCGCCGGCCTGACCGACGAGCAGAACGCCGAGAGCGGCTTCCGGGCGTCGAAGAAGCTGAGCGAGAACACGCAGAAGGTCCTGGTCGATCTGATCGAGCTGTCGCTGCAGGGCAAGCAGGCCCACTGGAACGTCGTCGGACGCAACTTCCGCGACACGCACCTTCAGCTCGACGAGATCATCGAGGCTGCCCGCGAGTTCGCCGACACCGTCGCCGAGCGCATGCGTGCTCTACACGCGCTGCCCGACGGGCGCAGCGACACGGTCGCCGAGACCACCACGCTGCCCGAGTTCCCGCAGGGCGAGATCGACACGGCCGAGGTCATCGACCTCATCACGGCCCGACTCGAGGCCACGATCGGCACCTGCCGCGAGGTTCACGACGAGGTCGACGATGAAGACCCGACGACCGCCGACATCCTGCACTCCATCCTCGAGCGCCTCGAGCAGCTCGCCTGGATGGTCAGCGCCGAGAACCGCAAGCCCCAGGGCTGA
- a CDS encoding type 1 glutamine amidotransferase domain-containing protein, protein MSTLDGKKIAFLATDGFEDSELTSPWQAVADAGATVVLVAPQSGEITGKNGHTQGVDLVTADASADDYDALVLPGGVVNADDLRVDTAAVDFTRAFFAQHKPVAAICHAAWILTEADVLSGRTLTSYPSLRTDLVNAGATWVDEEVVVDQGLVSSRTPDDLPAFNAKVIEEIEEGKHAGQTA, encoded by the coding sequence ATGAGCACTCTCGATGGCAAGAAGATCGCATTCCTCGCAACAGACGGGTTCGAAGACAGCGAGTTGACCTCGCCGTGGCAGGCCGTCGCCGACGCCGGTGCGACGGTCGTGCTGGTCGCTCCGCAGTCCGGCGAGATCACCGGCAAGAACGGGCACACCCAGGGCGTCGATCTCGTCACCGCCGACGCGTCGGCCGACGACTACGACGCGCTGGTCCTGCCCGGAGGTGTCGTGAACGCGGACGATCTGCGCGTCGACACCGCCGCGGTGGACTTCACGCGCGCATTCTTCGCGCAGCACAAGCCCGTGGCCGCCATCTGCCACGCGGCCTGGATCCTCACGGAGGCCGACGTGCTCTCGGGCCGCACCCTGACGAGCTACCCGAGCCTGCGCACCGACCTCGTCAACGCCGGGGCCACCTGGGTCGACGAGGAGGTCGTCGTCGACCAGGGTCTGGTGTCGAGCCGCACCCCCGATGATCTGCCCGCGTTCAACGCGAAGGTCATCGAGGAGATCGAAGAAGGCAAGCACGCGGGCCAGACGGCCTGA
- a CDS encoding exonuclease domain-containing protein, whose amino-acid sequence MPLDFTAIDFETANSSSASACSVGLVRVRDGQVVASDGWLIRPPAGHDRFFDINVSIHGITPEAVSAAPGWTTQLPRLLDFVGDDVLVAHNAGFDMAVLRRACEATDAVLPAFRSVCSVQLARKTYQLDSYRLPLVAAAVGFLDFAHHDALADALACAHIAIDAASRAGAHDIVELAMLLGVRVPEYEPIGASLLSPA is encoded by the coding sequence GTGCCCCTGGACTTCACCGCCATCGACTTCGAGACGGCGAACTCTTCGAGCGCGTCGGCATGCTCCGTCGGCCTGGTGCGCGTCCGCGACGGCCAGGTCGTTGCATCCGACGGCTGGCTGATCCGTCCCCCGGCGGGCCACGACCGATTCTTCGACATCAACGTGTCCATCCACGGCATCACTCCGGAGGCCGTGTCCGCGGCGCCGGGCTGGACGACGCAGCTGCCCCGCCTGCTCGACTTCGTCGGCGACGACGTGCTCGTGGCGCACAACGCCGGCTTCGACATGGCTGTGCTCCGTCGAGCGTGCGAGGCCACGGATGCCGTGCTTCCCGCGTTCCGCTCGGTGTGCAGCGTGCAGCTCGCCCGCAAGACCTACCAGCTCGATTCCTACCGTCTGCCGCTCGTGGCCGCCGCGGTCGGCTTCCTCGACTTCGCGCATCACGACGCGTTGGCGGATGCGCTCGCCTGCGCGCACATCGCGATCGACGCCGCTTCCCGTGCCGGAGCGCACGACATCGTCGAGCTCGCGATGCTGCTCGGCGTGCGCGTTCCCGAGTACGAGCCGATCGGCGCTTCGCTCCTCAGCCCGGCCTGA
- a CDS encoding glycosyltransferase family 2 protein, which yields MSTPVVTVIVPGRDIAPYAADALASLQAQTLPRWRALLVDDGSRDDTGSIFARAAAGDGRFQVVTHDRPRGLGAARNAALDLVDTPFVAFLDGDDVLTPSALERLVSTLDATGSDFVVGAYVRLRPTDEGYVPGAVQPWVSAATDPARLGTTLADHPAASGNIVAWSKASRIEFWRRHRLRFPEGRLYEDQLVAQQMYTRARAFDVIPDVVVQWRERADGSSITQHRAQLSVLVDYIEALRGGLAVLDAADARDAAHARVRLVLEMDVPPLVRIAQTHPDPEYRRRVGGLVRDFLDRATVLPAVDPGIAELWRAARLW from the coding sequence GTGAGCACGCCCGTCGTCACCGTCATCGTCCCCGGTCGCGACATCGCCCCCTACGCTGCGGACGCGCTCGCGTCGTTGCAGGCCCAGACCCTGCCGCGGTGGCGGGCACTGCTCGTCGACGACGGCTCGCGCGACGACACCGGTTCGATCTTCGCGCGTGCGGCTGCCGGTGACGGCCGCTTCCAGGTCGTGACACACGACCGGCCCCGGGGTCTCGGCGCCGCCCGCAACGCGGCGCTCGATCTCGTCGACACGCCCTTCGTGGCGTTCCTCGACGGCGACGACGTCCTCACCCCGTCGGCGCTGGAGCGTCTGGTGAGCACCCTCGACGCCACGGGTTCGGACTTCGTCGTGGGCGCGTACGTGCGTCTGCGGCCCACGGACGAGGGGTACGTCCCCGGCGCGGTGCAGCCCTGGGTGTCCGCGGCCACCGACCCCGCCCGCCTCGGGACGACCCTGGCCGATCACCCCGCCGCATCCGGGAACATCGTCGCCTGGTCGAAGGCGAGCCGCATCGAGTTCTGGCGCCGCCACCGGCTTCGCTTCCCGGAGGGCCGGCTGTACGAGGATCAGCTCGTCGCGCAGCAGATGTACACCCGGGCGCGCGCGTTCGACGTCATCCCCGACGTCGTCGTGCAGTGGCGGGAACGAGCCGACGGGTCGTCCATCACCCAGCACCGCGCGCAGTTGAGCGTGCTCGTGGACTACATCGAGGCGCTCCGCGGCGGTCTCGCCGTGCTCGACGCCGCCGACGCGAGGGATGCCGCGCACGCGCGCGTGCGCCTGGTGCTCGAGATGGATGTGCCGCCGCTCGTGCGCATCGCGCAGACGCATCCGGATCCCGAGTACCGACGCCGCGTCGGCGGTCTCGTCCGCGACTTCCTCGACCGCGCCACGGTCCTCCCTGCCGTCGACCCCGGCATCGCCGAGCTGTGGCGCGCCGCCCGTCTGTGGTGA
- a CDS encoding DHA2 family efflux MFS transporter permease subunit yields the protein MAVAPSSTSETVPAASGSVPVVVSPEANRVIWLLLVAAFVAILNETTMGVAIPHLIVDFGITAVAAQWLTTAFMLTMAIVIPITGFLLQRFTTRAVFATAMSLFSTGTLIALLAPGFEVLLVARVVQASGTAIMMPLLMTTLMTVVPPHARGRMMGRVSIVMSLAPAIGPTLSGFLLDTLSWRWIFGVVLPIALVSLAIGVKWIHNLGDTRRAPLDVLSVVLSAFGFGGLVYGLSQIGAGGHGGGDAAAAAPSSNLPLIVALTVGVLALAGFVWRQLRLQRDDEALLDLRVFRSANFSLSVAQLTVMSMAFFGTITLLPLYMQNVLGLSALESGLVVLPGSLAMGIAGPFIGRIYDRWGTRVLLVPGAVVVTGILWTFTTLTEDTSVWLLLALQTALSLGLAMSFTPLFTASLGSLQPRFYSYGSAIVSTMQQVAGAAGIALLITVMAAAESGALDPGSTAAGAAGARAAFLVAAIIASPLIIGAVLIRKPADAPDGAPAPH from the coding sequence ATGGCCGTCGCGCCGTCATCAACGTCCGAGACCGTTCCCGCAGCGTCCGGATCGGTTCCCGTCGTCGTCTCTCCCGAGGCGAACCGCGTCATCTGGCTGCTGCTGGTCGCGGCGTTCGTCGCCATCTTGAACGAGACCACGATGGGCGTGGCCATCCCGCACCTGATCGTCGACTTCGGCATCACCGCGGTGGCAGCCCAGTGGCTCACCACGGCGTTCATGCTCACCATGGCGATCGTCATCCCGATCACCGGCTTCCTGCTGCAGCGCTTCACGACCCGGGCCGTCTTCGCCACCGCGATGAGCTTGTTCTCCACCGGCACGCTCATCGCGCTTCTGGCGCCCGGATTCGAGGTGCTCCTCGTGGCGCGCGTGGTGCAGGCGTCGGGCACCGCGATCATGATGCCGCTCCTCATGACCACGTTGATGACCGTGGTCCCGCCCCACGCGCGCGGCCGCATGATGGGACGCGTCAGCATCGTCATGTCGCTCGCCCCGGCGATCGGACCGACGCTGTCGGGATTCCTGCTCGACACGCTGAGCTGGCGCTGGATCTTCGGTGTCGTCCTCCCGATCGCCCTCGTCTCGCTCGCCATCGGGGTGAAGTGGATCCACAATCTCGGCGACACGCGCCGTGCGCCGCTGGACGTGCTGTCGGTCGTGCTCTCGGCATTCGGTTTCGGCGGGCTGGTCTACGGGCTCAGTCAGATCGGCGCCGGCGGGCACGGGGGCGGTGACGCCGCGGCGGCGGCCCCGTCATCCAACCTGCCCCTCATCGTCGCCCTGACGGTCGGCGTGCTCGCGCTGGCGGGATTCGTCTGGCGCCAGCTGCGCCTGCAGCGCGACGATGAGGCTCTGCTGGACCTGCGCGTGTTCCGCTCGGCGAACTTCTCCCTCTCCGTCGCCCAGTTGACCGTGATGTCCATGGCATTCTTCGGCACGATCACGCTGCTGCCGTTGTACATGCAGAACGTCCTGGGGCTGTCGGCCCTCGAGTCGGGTCTCGTCGTCCTCCCCGGTTCCCTCGCCATGGGTATCGCCGGCCCCTTCATCGGCCGGATCTACGACCGATGGGGAACGCGCGTGCTGCTCGTCCCCGGCGCGGTCGTCGTCACGGGCATCCTGTGGACCTTCACGACGCTCACCGAGGACACGTCGGTGTGGCTGCTCCTGGCGCTGCAGACGGCACTGTCGCTCGGGCTCGCCATGTCGTTCACGCCGCTGTTCACGGCGTCGCTCGGCTCGCTCCAGCCGCGCTTCTACTCGTACGGCAGCGCCATCGTCTCGACGATGCAGCAGGTGGCCGGTGCCGCGGGGATCGCTCTGCTCATCACGGTCATGGCCGCGGCCGAGTCCGGGGCCCTCGATCCCGGCTCGACGGCGGCCGGCGCGGCGGGTGCTCGCGCGGCCTTCCTCGTCGCGGCGATCATCGCGTCGCCGCTGATCATCGGAGCCGTGCTGATTCGCAAGCCCGCGGACGCACCGGACGGGGCTCCTGCACCGCACTGA
- a CDS encoding HNH endonuclease signature motif containing protein — translation MHSNSGIGSDDDVDVLAQLVADAEGVADAARAAQVREVHLLAAAGRLAESQSAGASEKVKAREMALRGIAAELAGVFVATDRTLQRRIDEARDLVENYPVTMAAWEGGRIVRGHVRVIQEVGCIVPVTERAEFERIAVERCEGERPNRVLEALRMIAERMHPRSFTERHEEAAAGRCVWVRPGADGMSELIATLPTVIADGIVDRLTRQAREIINARAQADAAGAESGGTEAAGTGTPAAGGVGTLLGNDATGGAATLDGRAGSPDADGSAFVDDARTIDQVRADVFSDLLLAGTPALDPTATGDGNGSLGAIRAHVQVAVSALTLMGRDEGPADLAGRSPIDAATARELAGNSTSWDRLLTHPVTGTVLECDSYRPTSAMVRLLRARDRHCRFPGCRQPAIRCELDHTIAAAHGGPTRVRNLAHLCKRHHDVKHHTRWRVRQLAGGTLVWTSPTGRIYREDAPPPLVAFATADPPDPGAPPSEQPPF, via the coding sequence ATGCATTCGAATAGCGGGATCGGCAGCGACGACGACGTCGACGTCCTCGCTCAGCTGGTCGCGGATGCCGAGGGCGTAGCGGATGCCGCACGGGCGGCGCAGGTCCGCGAGGTTCATCTCCTCGCTGCCGCCGGTCGGTTGGCCGAGTCGCAGTCGGCGGGCGCGTCAGAGAAGGTCAAGGCGCGAGAGATGGCTTTGCGCGGCATCGCGGCGGAACTCGCCGGAGTGTTCGTCGCAACCGACCGGACGTTACAGCGGCGGATCGATGAAGCCCGGGATCTGGTCGAGAACTACCCGGTGACGATGGCCGCTTGGGAGGGCGGACGCATCGTCCGAGGGCATGTGCGGGTGATTCAGGAGGTCGGATGCATCGTGCCCGTGACGGAGCGGGCGGAGTTCGAACGGATTGCGGTCGAACGGTGCGAGGGCGAGAGGCCCAATCGCGTGCTGGAGGCGTTGCGGATGATCGCGGAGCGGATGCACCCGCGATCCTTCACCGAACGACACGAGGAGGCCGCGGCGGGGCGGTGCGTGTGGGTACGGCCCGGGGCGGACGGGATGTCGGAGCTGATTGCGACCCTGCCGACCGTCATCGCGGACGGGATCGTCGACCGGCTGACCCGGCAAGCGCGCGAGATCATCAACGCGCGGGCGCAGGCCGATGCTGCGGGGGCAGAGAGCGGGGGCACCGAGGCTGCGGGCACGGGCACGCCGGCCGCTGGCGGCGTCGGCACGCTGCTCGGCAACGATGCCACCGGCGGCGCGGCGACCCTGGACGGGCGGGCCGGTTCACCCGACGCCGACGGGTCAGCCTTCGTCGACGATGCCCGCACGATCGATCAGGTTCGCGCCGACGTGTTCTCCGACCTCCTCCTCGCCGGAACGCCCGCGCTCGATCCGACGGCAACCGGCGACGGGAACGGAAGCCTCGGGGCGATTCGGGCGCACGTGCAGGTCGCCGTTTCGGCGCTGACTCTCATGGGTCGGGACGAAGGCCCGGCCGACCTCGCGGGCCGCTCCCCCATCGACGCCGCCACCGCACGCGAACTCGCCGGCAACTCCACCTCCTGGGACCGGCTCCTCACCCACCCCGTCACCGGCACCGTGCTCGAGTGCGACTCCTACCGGCCCACGAGCGCGATGGTCCGACTGCTTCGGGCGCGAGACCGGCACTGCCGCTTCCCCGGATGTCGACAACCCGCCATCCGCTGCGAACTCGACCACACCATCGCCGCCGCCCACGGCGGGCCAACCCGCGTGCGCAACCTCGCCCACCTCTGCAAGAGACACCACGACGTCAAACACCACACCCGATGGCGGGTCAGGCAACTCGCGGGCGGAACGCTGGTGTGGACGTCACCCACCGGACGCATCTACCGCGAGGACGCACCACCACCCCTCGTCGCCTTCGCCACAGCAGACCCACCCGATCCGGGCGCCCCACCGAGCGAGCAGCCGCCATTCTGA
- the ychF gene encoding redox-regulated ATPase YchF, whose amino-acid sequence MALTIGIVGLPNVGKSTLFNALTKNQVLAANYPFATIEPNVGVVNLPDPRLKVLADIFHSERILPAAVSFVDIAGIVRGASEGEGLGNQFLANIREADAIAQVVRGFADDDVVHVEGAVNPQNDMETINAELQLADLQTLEKAIVRYEKEVRGKKLDPSVLEAAQAAQDALQRGELLSGSSFDIAPIRELGLLTAKPFIFVFNVDEAVLTDASRKAELAALVAPAQAVFLDAKIESELIDLDPEEAAELLASTGQDESGLDQLARIGFDTLGLQTYLTAGPKEARAWTIGKGWKAPQAAGVIHTDFEKGFIKAEVISFDDLVATGSVAEARSKGKARLEGKDYVMQDGDVVEFRFNN is encoded by the coding sequence GTGGCTCTCACCATCGGAATCGTAGGACTGCCCAATGTCGGCAAGTCGACCCTCTTCAACGCCCTGACCAAGAACCAGGTTCTCGCAGCGAACTACCCGTTCGCGACGATCGAGCCGAACGTCGGCGTGGTGAACCTCCCCGATCCTCGGCTGAAGGTGCTGGCCGACATCTTCCACTCGGAGCGGATCCTGCCTGCAGCGGTGTCGTTCGTCGACATCGCGGGCATCGTCCGCGGTGCGTCGGAGGGTGAAGGGCTCGGCAACCAGTTCCTCGCCAACATCCGCGAGGCCGATGCGATCGCGCAGGTCGTCCGCGGCTTCGCCGACGACGACGTCGTGCACGTCGAGGGCGCCGTCAACCCGCAGAACGACATGGAGACGATCAACGCCGAGCTCCAGCTCGCCGACCTCCAGACGCTCGAGAAGGCGATCGTGCGCTACGAGAAGGAAGTGCGCGGCAAGAAGCTCGACCCGTCGGTGCTCGAGGCGGCGCAGGCCGCTCAGGACGCGCTGCAGCGAGGCGAACTGCTGTCGGGTTCGTCGTTCGACATCGCGCCCATCAGGGAGCTCGGGCTGCTGACGGCCAAGCCGTTCATCTTCGTCTTCAACGTCGACGAGGCCGTACTGACCGATGCATCGCGCAAGGCGGAGCTCGCGGCTCTGGTCGCGCCGGCGCAGGCCGTCTTCCTCGACGCGAAGATCGAGTCGGAGCTCATCGACCTCGACCCCGAGGAAGCCGCGGAGCTTCTCGCCTCGACCGGTCAGGACGAGTCGGGCCTCGACCAGCTCGCTCGCATCGGTTTCGACACGCTCGGCCTGCAGACCTACCTCACCGCGGGTCCGAAGGAAGCGCGTGCCTGGACCATCGGCAAGGGGTGGAAGGCCCCGCAGGCCGCCGGTGTGATCCACACCGACTTCGAGAAGGGCTTCATCAAAGCCGAGGTCATCTCCTTCGACGACCTCGTCGCCACCGGCTCGGTCGCCGAGGCCCGCTCGAAGGGCAAGGCTCGCCTCGAGGGCAAGGACTACGTCATGCAGGACGGCGACGTGGTGGAGTTCCGCTTCAACAACTGA
- a CDS encoding zinc-binding dehydrogenase: protein MRAMVLDRIGGPLSVREIPDPSAPADGVVVSVRATGLCRSDWHAWAGHDDIELPHVPGHEFSGVLASVGAEVSGWRVGDRVTTPFVVGCGRCAWCRSGDAQVCPHQRQPGFTYAGSFAERVVVPAAETNLVRVPDAVSFEAAAALGCRFATAYRAITARARLLPDEWITVVGAGGVGLSVVMIARAIGARVVAVDRSAAALTTAAELGADHVVIADGRDIPAAIADLTDGGSHVSVDAVGSEQTASDAILSLRRRGRHVQIGLLPTASGRSSAPLARVIAWELDLLGSHGMPAADYPRMLALIAAGALRPQELIHRVVGLDEAAGLLPRLNEASAAGMTMIDPRRT, encoded by the coding sequence GTGCGAGCGATGGTTCTGGACCGTATCGGCGGCCCCCTCTCGGTGCGGGAGATCCCTGATCCCTCTGCGCCGGCTGACGGCGTCGTCGTCTCCGTGCGTGCGACCGGCCTGTGCCGGAGCGACTGGCATGCGTGGGCCGGCCACGACGACATCGAGCTCCCCCATGTTCCCGGGCATGAGTTCTCCGGCGTCCTCGCCTCCGTGGGCGCCGAGGTCTCGGGGTGGCGGGTGGGAGACCGTGTCACGACGCCGTTCGTCGTGGGATGCGGGCGCTGTGCATGGTGTCGCTCCGGCGACGCGCAGGTCTGTCCCCATCAGCGGCAGCCGGGATTCACCTACGCTGGATCATTCGCCGAGCGCGTCGTCGTCCCCGCCGCCGAGACGAACCTCGTGCGCGTCCCCGACGCGGTCTCGTTCGAGGCTGCCGCAGCCCTCGGATGCCGCTTCGCCACCGCCTACCGCGCGATCACGGCGCGGGCACGGTTGTTGCCCGACGAGTGGATCACCGTCGTCGGGGCCGGCGGCGTGGGTCTCAGCGTCGTCATGATCGCCCGGGCGATCGGCGCCCGAGTGGTTGCGGTCGACCGCTCGGCCGCGGCTCTGACGACGGCCGCCGAGCTCGGCGCCGACCATGTCGTAATCGCCGACGGGCGCGACATCCCCGCAGCCATAGCCGACCTCACCGATGGCGGCAGTCACGTCTCAGTGGATGCCGTGGGCAGCGAGCAGACGGCGTCCGATGCGATCCTCAGCCTCCGACGGCGCGGCCGGCACGTGCAGATCGGCCTGCTGCCGACGGCATCCGGTCGCTCGTCCGCGCCGCTCGCGCGGGTGATCGCGTGGGAGCTCGATCTGCTCGGCAGTCACGGCATGCCCGCCGCGGACTATCCCCGGATGCTGGCCCTCATCGCGGCCGGAGCGCTGCGCCCGCAGGAGCTGATCCACCGCGTGGTCGGGCTGGACGAAGCGGCTGGGCTCCTCCCCAGGCTGAACGAGGCATCGGCCGCCGGGATGACCATGATCGACCCGCGGCGAACCTGA
- a CDS encoding glucose-6-phosphate dehydrogenase encodes MRIVDSADWRDRLTYETPYRVADVIPGDPARCAACPPATPAHDRAILWVVKHRHPTNHGGFVRFYCDLHLPAREEPVVAAAARATPTRRAPRGAAATRAPKAPAPSDVVRAMCPQCFIEVSAAGECGICGTRV; translated from the coding sequence ATGAGAATCGTCGACTCCGCCGACTGGCGCGATCGCCTCACCTACGAGACGCCCTACCGCGTCGCGGACGTCATCCCCGGTGACCCGGCGCGTTGCGCGGCGTGTCCCCCGGCGACGCCGGCGCACGACCGTGCGATCCTCTGGGTCGTGAAGCATCGGCACCCCACGAACCACGGCGGCTTCGTGCGGTTCTACTGCGACCTGCACCTGCCGGCGCGCGAGGAGCCGGTCGTGGCCGCCGCTGCGCGCGCGACGCCGACGCGACGGGCTCCGCGCGGCGCCGCAGCCACCCGCGCACCGAAGGCGCCCGCGCCGTCGGACGTGGTGCGCGCCATGTGCCCCCAGTGCTTCATCGAGGTCTCGGCAGCCGGCGAATGCGGGATCTGCGGTACCCGCGTCTGA
- a CDS encoding alcohol dehydrogenase catalytic domain-containing protein produces MGVLSDADAPDSSVPAAPGRRRALRSVNISGTARATGSDVLRLCHSGPVTTGERVRMAMATRAPLDVLLRPAALARAWMGAGRVQETIAVPGVVLAPGEALVRVELATIADEDLAVADGHDDCPVPTVLGREFVGRIAALGGAVPATDGSSLDLGERIVCAAGARERIAPHRELVGGFATHVHLRAATPIVRVGETLPACILAPLPGAFARAAAVLRSIAQAIDLEEAVVRVTGSGADPLVIAAMATEAGAAVEIASADPRVRARAHRFGASLAGGRPPAHGPRLGVTSSDGESIEVAAGAPEPVAADLEAAVAFIRNPGTRRYPFADLVSVPMPLDRLDEAIELARAGGHLRMAIAPGG; encoded by the coding sequence ATGGGTGTCCTCTCCGACGCTGACGCGCCGGATTCCAGCGTACCCGCGGCCCCCGGGCGACGGCGCGCGCTCCGTTCGGTGAACATCTCCGGAACGGCGCGCGCCACCGGCTCCGACGTGCTCCGCCTTTGCCACAGTGGACCCGTCACCACCGGCGAGAGGGTGCGAATGGCAATGGCGACCCGGGCACCGCTGGACGTGCTGCTGAGACCCGCCGCGCTCGCGCGAGCCTGGATGGGAGCCGGGCGCGTCCAAGAGACGATCGCCGTCCCGGGCGTGGTCCTCGCCCCTGGTGAGGCGCTCGTGCGCGTCGAGCTGGCGACGATCGCCGACGAGGACCTCGCCGTCGCCGACGGGCATGACGACTGCCCGGTGCCGACGGTGCTCGGCCGCGAGTTCGTCGGACGCATCGCGGCGCTCGGCGGCGCGGTGCCCGCGACCGACGGGAGCAGCCTCGACCTCGGCGAGCGGATCGTGTGCGCTGCGGGGGCGCGGGAGCGGATCGCACCGCACCGGGAGCTGGTCGGCGGGTTCGCGACCCACGTCCATCTGCGCGCGGCGACTCCGATCGTGCGGGTGGGGGAGACCCTCCCGGCATGCATCCTCGCACCGCTCCCCGGTGCGTTCGCGCGCGCAGCGGCGGTGCTGCGCTCCATCGCCCAGGCGATCGACCTCGAAGAGGCGGTGGTCCGCGTCACCGGTTCCGGTGCGGACCCGCTCGTGATCGCGGCGATGGCGACCGAGGCCGGAGCGGCGGTGGAGATCGCGTCGGCGGATCCGCGCGTGCGCGCGCGAGCTCATCGGTTCGGTGCGTCGCTGGCCGGCGGCCGACCGCCCGCGCACGGACCCCGCCTCGGCGTGACGTCCTCCGACGGCGAATCGATCGAGGTCGCGGCCGGCGCGCCCGAGCCCGTGGCGGCCGACCTCGAGGCGGCGGTCGCCTTCATACGGAACCCCGGCACGCGCCGCTATCCGTTCGCAGACCTGGTATCGGTGCCGATGCCGCTCGACCGGCTCGACGAGGCCATCGAGCTGGCCCGCGCCGGCGGACACCTCCGAATGGCGATCGCCCCCGGAGGCTGA
- a CDS encoding cysteine desulfurase family protein has product MLYLDHAAGGPVRREVLEAMAPFLTGRFGNPSSVHTVGEDIASALEDARRRVGAVLGVRAGDVVFTSGGTEANNLAIAGIALGARGRRPGHIVTTAIEHDSVLAVCRYLVRMHDYELDVVPVDAAGRVDPGRIADALREHTAVVSVGYANNEIGTVQDVAGVVRAAGSVPVHVDAVQAAGWLPLAGTGAAALSIAGHKIGAPQGIGVLAVRGRLPLEPVIHGGGQERGRRSGTQNVAAAVGFALALELAERERTDAAARAVRARDTFTALVLAEIPGAELTGDPVDRLPGLASFVFAGTSGEAVLLELERRGIVTSSGSACAAGSDEPSHVLTALGLDADAGRTAVRFSFDRAVPPHPVALADAVTDAVAAVRSGS; this is encoded by the coding sequence ATGCTCTACCTCGACCATGCCGCGGGCGGCCCGGTCCGGCGCGAGGTGCTCGAGGCCATGGCCCCCTTCCTCACCGGGCGGTTCGGCAATCCCTCGAGCGTCCACACCGTCGGCGAGGACATCGCGTCGGCGCTCGAGGACGCGCGCCGACGGGTGGGCGCCGTGCTGGGCGTGCGCGCCGGGGACGTGGTGTTCACCTCCGGCGGCACCGAGGCCAACAACCTCGCGATCGCCGGCATCGCCCTCGGCGCACGCGGGCGCCGGCCCGGGCATATCGTGACCACGGCGATCGAGCACGACTCCGTCCTCGCGGTCTGCCGGTATCTCGTGCGCATGCACGACTACGAGCTCGACGTCGTCCCCGTCGATGCGGCCGGCCGGGTCGACCCGGGACGCATCGCCGACGCCCTGCGCGAGCACACCGCGGTGGTCAGCGTCGGCTACGCCAACAACGAGATCGGCACCGTGCAGGACGTCGCCGGTGTCGTCCGTGCGGCCGGATCGGTGCCCGTCCACGTCGACGCGGTGCAGGCTGCCGGATGGCTGCCGCTGGCGGGAACGGGCGCCGCGGCTCTGTCGATCGCCGGACACAAGATCGGCGCACCGCAGGGCATCGGCGTCCTCGCAGTGCGCGGGCGCCTCCCCCTCGAGCCGGTCATCCACGGCGGCGGCCAGGAGCGGGGCCGCCGGTCGGGAACCCAGAACGTCGCCGCCGCCGTCGGCTTCGCGCTGGCCCTCGAGCTCGCCGAGCGGGAGCGGACGGATGCCGCCGCACGCGCCGTCCGGGCACGCGACACGTTCACGGCGCTCGTGCTGGCGGAGATCCCGGGCGCCGAGCTGACGGGCGACCCCGTCGACCGGCTGCCCGGTCTCGCCTCGTTCGTGTTCGCCGGCACATCGGGCGAAGCGGTCCTGCTCGAGCTCGAACGGCGCGGGATCGTCACGAGCAGCGGGTCGGCGTGCGCCGCCGGCAGCGACGAGCCCTCGCACGTCCTCACCGCCCTCGGCCTCGACGCCGACGCCGGCCGAACCGCCGTGCGCTTCAGCTTCGACCGTGCCGTCCCGCCCCACCCTGTCGCGCTCGCCGACGCGGTGACCGACGCAGTGGCGGCGGTACGATCGGGGTCGTGA